In Luteipulveratus mongoliensis, the DNA window CCAGCGACACCAACGACGGCGCCACGCCACCGCCCACGAAGATCGTGGCCACACCCCAGATCACGACGACCGGCACCAGCCCGACCACCAGGTGCAGGGTGGCCTCACGGGGCGCGGACATCCCGAGCAGCGTGACGTTGCCCGCGCCATCGGCGAGGGAGCGGAGGCCGCGCACGAGACGGCCGACGCCGGCGCCCATCACGAGCAGCGACAGACCGAGCAGCAGAGCCAGCCGGTCGTCCTGGCCGACCGCCCAGCAGGCCGCGGGCGCACCCACGCAGAGCAGCACCAACCCGACCGCGGTCGACCACGGTGCGCGGAGCAGGGCGAGCACGTCGGCCGCGAGCACGGATGGTCCAGATCCCCACGCAGGCAAGCGAATTCGTCGGAAACGAGGCTTGCCCAGCTGGACCTCGCGGCGCAGGTACGACGCGTCCCCGGCGTACAGCGCAGCCGTCATGGTCTGGCTGAGCACGACCTGCTCGCGCAACTCGGGCTGCCGGAGCTGTGCGAGTGCCGCACCCGACCGCGCGATGTCTCGAGGACTCGGCGGACCTTCCGCACCGAGCACCTGACCGCGCAACCACACCTGGACCGACAGCCAGCCGAGCAGGGCCCCACCGACAGCGCCGATGACCGCCGAGAGGCCGGAGGTCAGGTGCGCGACCGCCATGCCACCACCGATCGAGATGCCGACCACGCCGGCTCCCACCGTGGCGACCAGGTCGGTGGCTTGCCACCACGGCAGCAGCACGCGGCGGCGGTCGATGCTCGCGGGCAGCACCAGGTCGACCAGGCTCAGGTCCGGCAGCACCGGCCCGCGCAGCCGACCGAGCCGGAACAGTCCCGCGATCAGGACGACGACCAGGAGCAGACCGACGGGCAGCGCCCAGGTGTCCCAACGGTCGCGGGCCGTCGCGTTGTCCACGACGGCTTGAAAGATGGCCTGGGACAGCGTGGTCCCGTAGATCCCGGCGAAGAGTGCGGAGATGTAGATGCTGTACGCCGCCCGGCCCAGCTGAGAGTGCCCGTCGTACGCCAGCTCGGTCACGGCGAAGAGCCGCTCGGTGTCGTCCAGTCGACCGACGGAGTCGCTCACAACGGCACCGGTGTCAGCGTGACCGTGTCGTCCGCGATCACCTCGATGACGCTCTCGTCGTGGCAGGCGACGAGGAGTGCGGCGCCGGCTTGCTTGCGTGCCAACAGGATTCGCGCGAGCTGAGCGCGGCGGTCGCTGTCGAGCCGCTGCTCGGGCTCATCCAGGACGAGCACGCCGCTCGGTCGGATCAGCGTCATCGCGAGGTCGGCGAGCTGGCGCTGACCCGAGGAGAGCTCGTGCAGGAAGCGGTGCCGGAGCGGCTCGATATCGAGCAGGTCGAACATCGCGTTGACCCGGTCCGCGCAGGTCTCACGCTGCCCACCCCACGTCTGGTCCACCAGGACGAGGTGGTCCTGCACGGTGAGCTCGCGGTAACCGGTGATCGGCCAGAGCAGCGCAGCGATCACCTCGCGCACTCGCGGGACTCGCTCATCGACCTTCTTGCCGTCGAGCGTCACCGTGCCGGAGCTCGGCAACGCCGCCCCCGTCATCATCCGCAGCATCGTGGACTTGCCGGCTCCGTTGGGACCACGGAGGACCACACCCCGGCCCGGCCGGACGCGTACGTCGGTGGGCGCGACCAGCGCGACATCGTTGACCGAGCGCTGGGCCTGGTCAGCGTGGAGGAGCTCGAAGGTGACGACGTCGCTCACGTGAGCTCAGCGACCGTGAATCGTCCGCTCGGGTGGGCGATCGCTTCCTGAGCGCCGACCAGCTGCAGCTCGCGAGTGCCTGCCTCGTGCGTCCGCTCGACGATCCCGAACACCGAGTCGGCGGTCTTGGCGAGCGCCTCGGCCGGGCCATCGGTCAGCACGTGCGCCAGGAAGATCGCGGCCGTCGCGTCACCGCCACCGGTGACGTAGAGCGGCAGCAGCGGAGTCGTCACCAGCCAGGCGCCCTCGTCACTGACGACGGCCATCTGTACGGAGTCGGCCGGGGTCTCGTCGGTCTGCACCGAGGTGACCAAAATCGTACGAGGACCCTTGTCCCGCAACGTATTTGCCGCAGCGACGAGGTCCGCGACCGAGTGCACCTCGGACCCGGTGAGGAACTCGAGCTCGAACTGGTTGGGCGTGATGATGTCGGCCGCGGGGACGACC includes these proteins:
- a CDS encoding ABC transporter ATP-binding protein, producing MSDVVTFELLHADQAQRSVNDVALVAPTDVRVRPGRGVVLRGPNGAGKSTMLRMMTGAALPSSGTVTLDGKKVDERVPRVREVIAALLWPITGYRELTVQDHLVLVDQTWGGQRETCADRVNAMFDLLDIEPLRHRFLHELSSGQRQLADLAMTLIRPSGVLVLDEPEQRLDSDRRAQLARILLARKQAGAALLVACHDESVIEVIADDTVTLTPVPL
- the pdxY gene encoding pyridoxal kinase PdxY, translated to MKILSIQSSVAYGHAGNSSAVFPLQRLGHEVWPVYTVHFSNHTGYGQWKGVVFEPSTVADVISGIEERGVLPECDAVLSGYQGAEAIGEVILDAVARVKEANPKAIYCADPVMGDVGRGFFVQPGIPEFMRDRVVPAADIITPNQFELEFLTGSEVHSVADLVAAANTLRDKGPRTILVTSVQTDETPADSVQMAVVSDEGAWLVTTPLLPLYVTGGGDATAAIFLAHVLTDGPAEALAKTADSVFGIVERTHEAGTRELQLVGAQEAIAHPSGRFTVAELT